A genomic region of Hypomesus transpacificus isolate Combined female chromosome 19, fHypTra1, whole genome shotgun sequence contains the following coding sequences:
- the mapk6 gene encoding mitogen-activated protein kinase 6 — protein MAEKFESLMNIHGFDLGPRYMDLKPLGYGGNGLVFSAVDMDCDKRVAVKKIVLTDPQSVKHALREIKIIRRLDHDNIVKVFETLGPSGRRLTEDLASLTEVNSVYIVQEYMETDLCQLLERGLLSEGHARLFMYQLLRGLKYIHSANVLHRDLKPSNLFVNTEDLVLKIGDFGLARIMDPHYSHKGHLSEGLVTKWYRSPRLLLSPNNYTKAIDMWAAGCIFAEMLTGKTLFAGAHELEQMQLILESIPVLREEDRQELHSVIPVFIRSDMTQPHTPLAKILPGASSQALDFLEKILTFNPMDRLTAEEALAHPYMADYSFPLDEPVSLHPFHIEDEVDDILLMDQSHSHTWDRYHDSQLSDVDWHLHSFHDPEEVQVDPRALSDVTDEEEVQVDPRKYADGDREKFMDEPSFDYSSMFPLECLWQEEHHENKYCDLECSHTCNFKAVSPSYLDNLIWRDSEVNHYYEPKLIIDLSNWKEQQSKEKADRKAKSKCEKNGLVKAQIALQAEKTQSPAEKDKEQEKNQTQGQSQQNQGFDFDSFIAGTIKLSLQSEPFQEVVHLTDVGVLNEVGLLNELNLSVSQLEALRPGSMSKSISQEKEEKCLVNLAQLEGGGGGSGASGSPAHPWESFCGGEKAEESGLIDEVCCDVRKEEQHQIESTYTSYLDHLFSRKEEGVAETPEPEDRERDADAGLLVRNGEIMFNMQLNSLALPSFDSPGDLPLKSMQASLAPSSVKCSPQIAPHKTYSSIFKHLN, from the exons ATGGCAGAGAAGTTTGAGTCTCTGATGAACATCCATGGTTTTGATCTGGGCCCCCGCTACATGGACCTGAAGCCTCTGGGCTATGGAGGGAATGGGCTAGTGTTCTCAGCGGTGGACATGGACTGTGACAAACGTGTAGCTGTCAAAAAGATTGTCCTCACTGACCCCCAGAGTGTGAAACATGCCCTCAGAGAGATCAAGATCATCAGGCGCCTTGACCATGACAACATTGTCAAA GTGTTTGAGACACTGGGCCCCAGTGGTCGCAGACTAACTGAGGACTTAGCGTCTTTGACCGAGGTAAACTCTGTCTATATTGTACAGGAGTACATGGAGACAGACTTATGCCAGCTCCTGGAGAGGGGGCTCCTTTCTGAGGGCCATGCCAGGCTCTTCATGTACCAACTCCTCAGGGGCCTCAAGTACATACATTCTGCCAATGTGCTGCACAGAGACCTGAAGCCTTCCAACCTGTTTGTCAACACTGAGGACTTGGTGCTTAAGATAGGGGACTTTGGGCTGGCACGGATCATGGACCCACACTACTCACACAAG GGACATCTCTCAGAGGGTCTGGTAACAAAGTGGTACAGGTCTCCTCGTCTGCTGCTGTCTCCTAATAACTATACCAAAGCCATTGACATGTGGGCTGCTGGATGCATCTTTGCTGAGATGCTTACTGGAAAAACTCTCTTTGCAG GCGCCCATGAGTTGGAACAGATGCAGCTGATCCTTGAGTCTATCCCTGtactgagggaggaggacagacaggaacTGCACAGCGTTATCCCCGTCTTCATCCGCAGTGACATGACGCAGCCACACACTCCACTGGCTAAGATACTGCCTGGTGCCAGCTCCCAGG CCCTAGACTTCCTGGAGAAGATCCTGACTTTTAACCCCATGGACCGTTTGACAGCAGAGGAGGCCCTTGCCCACCCCTACATGGCTGACTACTCTTTCCCCCTGGACGAGCCCGTGTCTCTGCATCCTTTCCACATTGAGGATGAGGTGGACGACATTTTGCTAATGGATCAGAGCCACAGCCACACCTGGGACAG GTATCATGACAGCCAACTGTCTGATGTTGATTGGCACCTTCACAGCTTTCATGATCCAGAAGAGGTCCAGGTTGACCCGCGGGCGCTCTCAGATGTCACAGATGAAGAGGAGGTCCAG GTTGACCCTCGTAAATATGCAGATGGAGATCGGGAGAAATTCATGGATGAGCCATCCTTTGACTACTCCTCCATGTTCCCCCTTGAGTGCTTGTGGCAGGAGGAGCACCATGAGAATAAGTACTGTGACCTAGAGTGTAGCCATACCTGCAACTTCAAAGCTGTGTCTCCCTCCTACTTGGACAACCTCATCTGGAGGGACAGTGAGGTCAACCACTACTACGAACCCAAGCTCATCATTGACCTATCCAACTGGAAGGAACAGCAGAGCAAGGAGAAGGCCGACAGGAAGGCCAAGAGCAAGTGTGAGAAGAATGGATTGGTTAAGGCTCAGATAGCCCTCCAGGCTGAGAAGACACAGAGCCCTGCGGAGAAGGATAAGGAACAAGAGAAGAACCAGACCCAGGGCCAAAGCCAGCAAAACCAAGGTTTTGACTTTGACTCCTTCATTGCCGGCACCATCAAACTGAGCTTGCAGTCAGAGCCCTTCCAGGAGGTGGTGCATTTAACTGATGTGGGTGTCCTGAATGAGGTTGGTCTCCTGAATGAGCTCAACTTATCCGTTTCCCAGCTGGAAGCTCTGCGTCCAGGCTCAATGTCCAAGTCCATTAGCCAGGAAAAGGAGGAAAAGTGCCTGGTAAATCTTGCCCAActtgagggaggaggtgggggcagCGGAGCTAGTGGGAGTCCAGCTCATCCCTGGGAGAGCTTTTGTGGGGGAGAGAAAGCAGAGGAGAGTGGTTTAATAGATGAGGTGTGCTGCGATGTTCGTAAAGAAGAGCAGCACCAAATTGAGAGCACTTACACCAGCTACTTGGACCATCTATTCAGCCGAAAGGAGGAAGGAGTGGCAGAGACCCCAGAaccagaggacagggagagggatgcAGATGCTGGACTCCTGGTGAGGAATGGAGAGATCATGTTCAACATGCAGCTTAACTCTCTGGCCCTGCCAAGTTTCGACAGCCCGGGCGACTTGCCTCTGAAATCAATGCAAGCATCCCTCGCCCCCTCTTCTGTCAAGTGCTCCCCACAGATTGCCCCGCACAAAACCTACAGCAGCATCTTCAAACATCTGAATTAA